AGAACCTCAGTGACCCGGCCGTGTGGCTGGTGGATGCCGAGGGCAAGGCGCAGTTGCACACGGTCACCGTCGGCCGTTACCTGACCGGCAAAGTCATTGTCAGCGCCGGCCTCAACGGTGGCGAAAAAGTTGTCACCGCAGGTGGCCAATTACTGCATCCGGGCGTGCGGGTGGAGATTGTCGAAAACACCTACAAGACACCAATGACAGGAGCTCAGCCATGAAACGCCTGTTGCTGTTGTCCGCCGCTGCACTGCTGGTCGCCTGCTCCAAAGAGGAAGCGCCGCCAGAACCGGTTCGGCCGGTATTGTCCGTGGAGGTGAAGGCGCTCAATCAAGAAGACCTCGGCCGGTTTGCCGGCAGCATTCAGGCCCGTTACGAAAGCAACATCGGTTTCCGGGTGCCGGGGCGTATCGCCAGCCGTAACGTCGATGTCGGCGCCGAAGTCCAGAAGGGCGCGTTACTCGCCACTCTCGACCCCACCGATCAGCAGAACCAGTTGCGCTCGGCTCAGGGGGATCTGGCGCGTGTTCAGGCGCAGCTCATCAATGCTCAGGCCAACGCCCGGCGTCAGCAGGAACTGTTCAATCGCGGGGTCGGCGCCCAGGCTCAACTGGACATCGCCCAGACCGACCTGAAAACCACCCAGGCCTCTCTCGATCAAGCCAGGGCCGCAGTCGATCAGGCGAAGGACCAACTCAACTACGTCGAGCTGCGCACCGATCACAAAGCCATTGTCACCGCGTGGAACGCCGAAGCCGGGCAAGTGGTGACGGCTGGCCAGCAAGTGGTGACCCTGGCGCAGCCGGACATCAAGGAAGCGGTGATCGATTTGCCCGACACCCTGGTCGATCGATTGCCCGCCGACGTGGTGTTCCAGGTCGCCTCACAACTGGACCCGAGTATCACCAGCACGGCCATCGTGCGCGAAATCGAACCTCAGGCCCAAAGCGCAACCCGTACCCGTCGCGCTCGTCTGAGCCTGGCCGATACGCCGCCGGGCTTTCGCCTCGGCACGGCGATCAGCGTGACCCTCAGCTCTGCGATCAAGCCACGCCTCGAACTGCCGGTGAGCGCGCTGCAGGAGGTCGACGGCAAACTGCGGATCTGGGTCGTCGATCCGCAGACACAAACTGTTTCCCCACGGGACGTTAGCCTGATCAGTCGAACCGATGCCACGGTGGTCCTGGCCAACGGCGTGAAGTCCGGCGAGCGGGTGGTCAGTGCCGGTGTGAACAGCCTCAAGCCGGGGCAGAAAGTGAAAATTGACGAGGACAGCCCGCAATGAAAGGGAGTTTCAACTTATCCGAATGGGCCCTCAAACATCAGTCGTTTGTCTGGTATTTGATGTTCGTCGCGCTGCTGATGGGCGTGTTCTCGTACCTGAACCTGGGCCGCGAAGAAGACCCGTCGTTCACCATCAAAACCATGGTAATCCAGACCCGCTGGCCCGGCGCGACCCAGGAAGAAACCCTCAAGCAGGTCACTGACCGGATCGAGAAAAAACTCGAAGAACTCGACTCGCTCGACTACGTGAAAAGCTACACCCGCCCCGGAGAATCAACGGTCTTCGTTAACCTGCTCGACACCACCAGCGCCAAGGACATCCCACAAATCTGGTACCAGGTGCGCAAGAAGATCAACGACATTCGCGGTGACTTCCCGCAGGGCCTGCAAGGGCCGGGCTTCAACGATGAGTTCGGCGACGTGTTCGGTTCGGTGTATGCCTTTACCTCCGACGGCCTGTCGATGCGCCAGTTGCGCGATTACGTGGAACAGGTGCGTGCCGAAATCCGCGAAGTCCCGGGGTTGGGCAAGGTCGAGATGGTCGGCGAGCAGGATGAAGTCCTTTACCTGAACTTCTCCCCCCGCAAACTGGCTGCCCTCGGCATTGATCGGCGCGAGGTGGTGCAGACCCTGCAATCGCAGAATGCCGTGACCCCGGCCGGGGTGATCGAGGCCGGTCCGGAGCGAATTTCGGTGCGGACCTCGGGGCAGTTTGCCTCTGAAAAAGATCTGGCCAACGTCAACCTGAAGCTCAACGACCGCTTCTACCGACTGGCCGACATCGCCGACATCAGCCGTGGCTACGTCGATCCGTCGACCCCGGAGTTTCGTTTCAACGGCCAGCCAGCCATCGGCCTGGCGATCGCCATGAAAAAGGGCGGCAACATTCAGGACTTCGGCAAGGCGCTGCACCTGCGCATGGATGAGCTGACGGCGGATCTGCCGGTGGGCGTCGGTGTACACACCGTTTCCGACCAGGCTGTAGTGGTGGAAGAAGCCGTCGGCGGCTTTACCAGTGCGTTGTTCGAAGCGGTGGTGATCGTGCTGATCGTCAGCTTCATCAGTCTCGGTGTACGTGCCGGGCTGGTGGTGGCGTGTTCGATTCCGTTGGTGCTGGCGATGGTCTTTCTCTTCATGGAATACAGCGGCATCACCATGCAGCGGATTTCCCTCGGTGCGCTGATCATCGCCCTCGGTCTGTTGGTGGACGACGCGATGATCACGGTGGAGATGATGGTCACGCGCCTGGAAATGGGTGAAACCAAAGAGCAAGCGGCGACCTTCGCCTACACCTCGACGGCGTTCCCGATGCTCACCGGCACGCTGGTCACCGTGGCCGGTTTCGTGCCGATCGGCTTGAACGCCAGCTCCGCCGGTGAGTACACCTTCACGCTGTTCGCGGTGATCGCGGTGGCCATGCTGGTGTCGTGGATCGTCGCCGTGCTGTTCGCCCCGGTGCTCGGTGTGCACATTCTGAGCGCCAAGGTGAAGCCTCACGACGCAGAGCCGGGGCGCATCGGTCGGGCGTTCAATGGCGGCCTGCTCTGGGCCATGCGCAATCGCTGGTGGGCCATCGGCATCACCGTGGCGTTGTTTGTGCTCTCGGTGTTTTCCATGCAGTTCGTGCAGAACCAGTTCTTCCCGTCCTCGGACCGCCCGGAAATCCTTGTCGACCTGAACCTGCCGCAAAACGCCTCGATCGCCGAAACCCGCATGATCGTGGATAAGTTCGAAGCGACGCTCAAGGGCGACCCGGACATCGAGCGCTGGAGCACCTACATCGGCGAGGGTGCGATCCGTTTCTACCTGCCCCTCGACCAGCAATTGCAGAACCCGTACTACGCGCAACTGGTGATCGTCAGCAAAGGCAAGTCACGCACGGCCTTGACTGCTCGCCTGCAAAAGCGCCTGCGTGAAGAGTTTGTCGGTGTCGGCAGTTACGTCCAGGCCCTGGAAATGGGTCCGCCGGTGGGACGGCCGATTCAGTATCGGGTCAGCGGCAAAGACATCGATCAGGTGCGTAAACACGCCATCGCCCTGGCCACCGAACTGGATAAAAACTCGCACATCGGCGAAATCATTTACGACTGGAACGAGCCGGGCAAAGTGCTGCGCATCGACATCGCCCAGGACAAGGCGCGGCAATTGGGGTTGTCGTCGGAAGACGTGGCGAGCTTGATGAACAGCATCGTCGTCGGTTCGCCAGTGACGCAGGTCGATGACGATATTTACCTGATCGACGTGGTCGGCCGCGCTGAAGATGCCGAACGCGGAAGTCCGGAAACGCTGCAGAATTTGCAGATCGTCACGCCGGGCGGCACGTCAATTCCACTGCTGGCATTTGCCACGGTGCGGTATGAACTCGAACAGCCGTTGGTCTGGCGTCGTGATCGCAAACCGACCATCACCATCAAGGCCGCGGTGCGCGACGAGATTCAGCCGACCGACCTGGTGAAACAGCTGCAACCGGACATCGATAAATTCGCCGCCAGTTTGCCGGTGGGCTACAAAATCGCCACCGGTGGTACGGTGGAGGAAAGCGGCAAGGCCCAGGGGCCGATTGCCAAGGTCGTGCCGTTGATGCTGTTTTTGATGGCGACCTTCCTGATGATCCAATTGCACAGCGTGCAGAAACTATTCCTGGTGGCCAGCGTCGCGCCGCTCGGGTTGATCGGCGTGGTGCTGGCGCTGATCCCGACGGGTACGCCGATGGGCTTCGTGGCGATCCTCGGGATTCTGGCGTTGATCGGCATCATCATCCGCAACTCGGTGATTCTGGTGACCCAGATCGACTCTTTCGAGAAGAGCGGTTACACGCCATGGGATGCGGTGGTGCAGGCCACGGAACATCGGCGCCGACCGATTTTGTTGACGGCGGCTGCAGCGAGCCTGGGGATGATCCCGATTGCCCGGGAAGTGTTCTGGGGGCCGATGGCCTACGCGATGATTGGCGGGATCATCATCGCGACTTTGCTGACGCTGCTGTTTTTGCCGGCGCTGTACGTGGCCTGGTACAAGGTTCGCGAGCCGAAGAAAGAGGAGCAGTAAGGCGAGCGCTTCGCGCTCATCGCGGGCAAGCCCGCTCCCACAGTGATCGAGTCGTTCAGGCAAACTCGGTTCCCTGTGGGAGAGTAAGGACGAGCGCTTTGCATCATCGCGAGCAGGCTCGCTCCCACATTGGATCGCGTCCGCCTGGACAACTCGATCACTGTGGGAGCGGGCTTGCCCGCGATGGCGTCCTCACAGACTACGCAGGCTTGCGCCAAACACTCGCCAACCAAGGCTGTTGCTCCCGCGGCAGCCCCGCCGGCCGGTAGTAGTGCTCAAGCTCCACAAACCCCGCCTCAGTCAGCAGTTCCTGCCACGCCTGAAGATCGTAATACGCCCCATACCGCGGCCCGTTCCAGCCCTCTTGGTTCTCACCACGCGGATTGGAGCTGAACAACACCCCACCCGGCTTCAACGCCTCGCGCAGCTGCTTCAACACCCGAGGCAATTCCTGACTAGGGATGTGGAACAGCACCGCATTGGCAAAAATCCCGTCAAACCGCTCGGTCGGCAGATCGAGTTTCAGAAAGTCCTGTTGCCAGACTTCGCAACCACTGTCCTCCCGCGCCATCTGCGCAAGCTTTTCCGAGCCGTCGAGGCCGATAGCGGTGTGGCCCAGGTGAGTGAAGGTTTTCAGGTCACGACCAGGCCCGCAGCCGAAGTCGAGAAGGGTGAACGGCGCCTCACCCTGAATATGCCGCAACAGGGCATCGATGTTCTGGCTGACATCGTGATCGCGAGTGCCTTCACGGAAGTCTTCGGCCACTGCGTTGTAATGGCCCAGGGTAGTGGAGGTGATCTGCTCCAGGTCGTCGGGAGTCTGTTTCATGGTCGGCTGCGCAGGCAATTGGGATTCGCCGAATATACGCCATCAAGCCTAGGGCTGCTTCGCAGCCATTCGCGAGCAAGCCCGCTCCCACACTGGATCGCGTCGAACACAAATTCCATGTTCACCGAAGATCAAATGTGTGAGCGGGCTTGCTCGCGAAAGCGGTATCACTGACAACCAATGACTAAAGCCTGACTCAGCTCTGTTTCATCCCCAGACATTCAATGGACCGATCAACCATCGCCTTGGCAATCTCCAGCAAATGCCAAACGGAAAACACCAATGCCCGATCGGCCCCCGTGAGCTGATCGCCACACTGATACGCCGTGACCGAGGCGCAGCGCAGCAGATCGGCGACGTAGAGCTGGGTATCCTCGAAGCTCACGTCTTTACTGACGTTGTAGAAGCGAAATTCGTCGGGCGGGGAGGGCTGATCGCCGGTGAGGTAGAAATCAATCGCACGGTAGAGCGCCGATCGATCCCTGAGCGGGTCTTCAGTGGCGGTTTCGTTGGTGGGGTTTTCGGGAGGTGGATCGGGAACGGATTTTTTCATGTGTTGCTCCTATTGCTACATGGGAGCCATCACTTATCGCCTACTAAACGATTGGGTGGCGGCTGTACGCAGGTTAGTAGGCCGGTCAATAGGAAAACCGGTGCACCCGAAGGTGCCCCACGCACAGCCACCATATTCTGCATGCGGCAAAAAAATGCCGGACATGAGCATGGAATCGCTATGCGCCTATTGTTCCGGGCTACTAAACCCAATCACTGATGAGCAGTGACGGACCGAGACTAGCCACGGAATTTGGCAGGCGCAAGCGAGCGGAATGATCTAGGAAACGTCCTGCAAAAGAAAGGGATCGGGCCTGCTGGCACTCTGATTTTCTTGTGCGAAATGTTCCCCAGGAGCTAGAGACAATACTTCTGGTGAGAGAGCTTTTCTGTGGCGAGGGAGCTTGCTCCCGCTGGGCTGCGCAGCAGACCCAAAACCATTCAATGAGGTGTGTCAGATAAACCTCATTGAATGGTTTGCGATTGCTGCGCAATCGAGCGGGAGCAAGCTCCCTCGCCACAAAAACCTTTGTTCGCACTATGGGGCAAGGATCAAGCTCAGCGCTTGTTGAGGCCCCGCGCCAAGCGATCGCCACCCAACTGAATCACCGCCACCAACACCACCAGCAACACAATCACCGTCAACATGATCTGGCTGTCAAACCGCTGATACCCATACCGATAAGCAATGTCCCCCAACCCACCGGCACCAATCGCTCCGGCCATGGCCGACGAGTTGATCATCGTCACCAACGTAATCGTGAAACCACCGACAATCCCCGGCAGCGCTTCGGGCAGCAGCACATGCCAGACGATATGCCCGCGTCGGCAGCCCATCGCCTGCGCGGCTTCAATCAACCCATGGTCGACCTCGCGCAAACTGACCTCGGCAATGCGTGCAAAGAACGGCGTGGCCGCAATGGTCAGCGGTACCACGGCAGCCCACACGCCATACGTGGTGCCGACGATCAGCCGGGTAAACGGAATCAACGCCACCATCAAAATCAAAAACGGAATCGAGCGGAACAGGTTCACGAACGCGCCCAACGCGCGGTTCAGTGCCGGTGCTTCGTAGATACCACCCTTGGAACTGGTGACCAAAATCACCGCCAGCGGAATGCCCGCCAATAGTGCAATCAACGACGACACACCCACCATCAAAAACGTATCGATAAAGCCTTGCAGCAACCGATCAAACCACATAACCCAGCACCTCCACCTGTTGCGCCCAGTTGCCGGCGCGCTGACGCAGTTCCTCGGCGCCGAGGGACGAGCCGGTCACCGCCAGCAGCAATTGCCCGAGTGCATGCCCCTGAATCCGTTCCACGCCCCCTTGCAGCAAGCGCACGCGACCACCGAGGGCGCTGAACAGCGCCGCCAGGTCTGGCTCGTCGCTCGCGCTGCCGGTGAATTGCAAACGCAACACCACGGCGGCGTCAGAAGACTGCGGCTGCTCCCGCAAGCGGCTTTGCAGCTCTTGCGGCAGACCGTGTTGCAGTGGCGCGAGCAAGGTCTTGCTGACGTCATGTTGCGGGTTGCCAAAGACTTCCCAGACCGGCCCTTGCTCGACGATTCGCCCGTGTTCCAGCACCACGACCCGATCACAGATATCGCGGATCACCGCCATCTCATGGGTGATCAGCACGATGGTCAGGCCCAGGCGCTGATTGATCTCGCGCAGCAGGCCGAGGATCGATTGCGTGGTCTCCGGGTCCAGCGCCGACGTCGCCTCGTCACACAGCAGAATCTGCGGGTCATGCACCAGCGCCCGGGCGATGCCGATGCGCTGTTTCTGCCCGCCGGAAAGTTGCGCCGGGTAGGCTTTGTGTTTCTCTTGCAGGCCGACCAGTTCCAGCAGTTCGCGGACTTTGCGCTCGCGCTGCTCCTTGGGCACGCCGGCGACTTTCAGCGGCAATTCGACGTTCTGCCAAACCGTCTTGGCCGACATCAAATTGAAGTGCTGGAAGATCATGCCAATCCGCCGCCGCAGCGCCACCAAACGGTCTTCATCGAACTCGCCGATGTCGATCTGATCGATCAGCACCCGCCCGCTGCTCGGTTGTTCGAGGCGGTTGATGGTGCGGATCAGCGACGACTTGCCGGCGCCGCTGCGACCGATGATGCCGAACACTTCGCCGCGCTGGATCGCCAGGTCGATACCGTGCAGGGCCGCCACCGGACCTTGCTGGCCGTTGTAGGTTTTGCCCAGGCCGATGAAGCGCACGTGGGCACGATTGAAGTCTGGGTGCAGTTCGGTTTGTGTGGCGTTATGTGGCTCCGGAAGTTCCAGTCGCCGTTGGATCGCGGCCGTCATGCTCAGCTTTCCCAGCCGGCTTGATAGAGCTTGCCGTGGGCTTTATCCAGCGCCGCGCGAACGGCTGGTGAATGCTGGTAGATGTCGACGAATTTGATCAGTCGCGGGTCGGTTTTGCTTTTCGGCTGGATCACGAACTGGATCACGTATTCCTTGTGATCGAGGCCGTCGAACAGCAGGGCGGAACTGGCATCGAAGGTCTTCGACAGACGGATATAGGCCGGGTAACCCTGGACCAGATCAGCATCGTCGTAGGCGCGTACCAGTTGCACGGCTTCGACCTGAAGGATTTTGATTTTCTTCGGGTTGGCGATGATGTCTTCTTCGGTCGCCTTGTAGCCGACGCCCGGTTTGAGGGAGATCAGCCCGGCCTTGGCCAGCAGTTGCAGGCCGCGACCGCTGTTGATCGGGTCGTTGGCGATGGCCACGCTGGCACCGATGGGCAACGCGTCGAAGCTTTTGTATTTCTTCGAGTAGAGGCCGACGTTGTTGATGATGCCCGGGGCGAACGGCACCAGGTCAAAACCAGCGGCGGCCTTGGCGTTTTCCAGGAACGGAATGTGCTGGAAATAGTTCGCGTCGATGTCACCCGAAG
The Pseudomonas lini DNA segment above includes these coding regions:
- a CDS encoding methionine ABC transporter permease, whose amino-acid sequence is MWFDRLLQGFIDTFLMVGVSSLIALLAGIPLAVILVTSSKGGIYEAPALNRALGAFVNLFRSIPFLILMVALIPFTRLIVGTTYGVWAAVVPLTIAATPFFARIAEVSLREVDHGLIEAAQAMGCRRGHIVWHVLLPEALPGIVGGFTITLVTMINSSAMAGAIGAGGLGDIAYRYGYQRFDSQIMLTVIVLLVVLVAVIQLGGDRLARGLNKR
- a CDS encoding efflux RND transporter periplasmic adaptor subunit, encoding MKRLLLLSAAALLVACSKEEAPPEPVRPVLSVEVKALNQEDLGRFAGSIQARYESNIGFRVPGRIASRNVDVGAEVQKGALLATLDPTDQQNQLRSAQGDLARVQAQLINAQANARRQQELFNRGVGAQAQLDIAQTDLKTTQASLDQARAAVDQAKDQLNYVELRTDHKAIVTAWNAEAGQVVTAGQQVVTLAQPDIKEAVIDLPDTLVDRLPADVVFQVASQLDPSITSTAIVREIEPQAQSATRTRRARLSLADTPPGFRLGTAISVTLSSAIKPRLELPVSALQEVDGKLRIWVVDPQTQTVSPRDVSLISRTDATVVLANGVKSGERVVSAGVNSLKPGQKVKIDEDSPQ
- a CDS encoding MetQ/NlpA family ABC transporter substrate-binding protein; protein product: MTKKLFNHPVKALALALGLFSSITFAADAPLKVGTTAAFAIPLEAAVEEANKQGLKVELVEFSDWIAPNVSLASGDIDANYFQHIPFLENAKAAAGFDLVPFAPGIINNVGLYSKKYKSFDALPIGASVAIANDPINSGRGLQLLAKAGLISLKPGVGYKATEEDIIANPKKIKILQVEAVQLVRAYDDADLVQGYPAYIRLSKTFDASSALLFDGLDHKEYVIQFVIQPKSKTDPRLIKFVDIYQHSPAVRAALDKAHGKLYQAGWES
- a CDS encoding class I SAM-dependent methyltransferase; the encoded protein is MKQTPDDLEQITSTTLGHYNAVAEDFREGTRDHDVSQNIDALLRHIQGEAPFTLLDFGCGPGRDLKTFTHLGHTAIGLDGSEKLAQMAREDSGCEVWQQDFLKLDLPTERFDGIFANAVLFHIPSQELPRVLKQLREALKPGGVLFSSNPRGENQEGWNGPRYGAYYDLQAWQELLTEAGFVELEHYYRPAGLPREQQPWLASVWRKPA
- a CDS encoding efflux RND transporter permease subunit, translated to MKGSFNLSEWALKHQSFVWYLMFVALLMGVFSYLNLGREEDPSFTIKTMVIQTRWPGATQEETLKQVTDRIEKKLEELDSLDYVKSYTRPGESTVFVNLLDTTSAKDIPQIWYQVRKKINDIRGDFPQGLQGPGFNDEFGDVFGSVYAFTSDGLSMRQLRDYVEQVRAEIREVPGLGKVEMVGEQDEVLYLNFSPRKLAALGIDRREVVQTLQSQNAVTPAGVIEAGPERISVRTSGQFASEKDLANVNLKLNDRFYRLADIADISRGYVDPSTPEFRFNGQPAIGLAIAMKKGGNIQDFGKALHLRMDELTADLPVGVGVHTVSDQAVVVEEAVGGFTSALFEAVVIVLIVSFISLGVRAGLVVACSIPLVLAMVFLFMEYSGITMQRISLGALIIALGLLVDDAMITVEMMVTRLEMGETKEQAATFAYTSTAFPMLTGTLVTVAGFVPIGLNASSAGEYTFTLFAVIAVAMLVSWIVAVLFAPVLGVHILSAKVKPHDAEPGRIGRAFNGGLLWAMRNRWWAIGITVALFVLSVFSMQFVQNQFFPSSDRPEILVDLNLPQNASIAETRMIVDKFEATLKGDPDIERWSTYIGEGAIRFYLPLDQQLQNPYYAQLVIVSKGKSRTALTARLQKRLREEFVGVGSYVQALEMGPPVGRPIQYRVSGKDIDQVRKHAIALATELDKNSHIGEIIYDWNEPGKVLRIDIAQDKARQLGLSSEDVASLMNSIVVGSPVTQVDDDIYLIDVVGRAEDAERGSPETLQNLQIVTPGGTSIPLLAFATVRYELEQPLVWRRDRKPTITIKAAVRDEIQPTDLVKQLQPDIDKFAASLPVGYKIATGGTVEESGKAQGPIAKVVPLMLFLMATFLMIQLHSVQKLFLVASVAPLGLIGVVLALIPTGTPMGFVAILGILALIGIIIRNSVILVTQIDSFEKSGYTPWDAVVQATEHRRRPILLTAAAASLGMIPIAREVFWGPMAYAMIGGIIIATLLTLLFLPALYVAWYKVREPKKEEQ
- a CDS encoding methionine ABC transporter ATP-binding protein, producing MTAAIQRRLELPEPHNATQTELHPDFNRAHVRFIGLGKTYNGQQGPVAALHGIDLAIQRGEVFGIIGRSGAGKSSLIRTINRLEQPSSGRVLIDQIDIGEFDEDRLVALRRRIGMIFQHFNLMSAKTVWQNVELPLKVAGVPKEQRERKVRELLELVGLQEKHKAYPAQLSGGQKQRIGIARALVHDPQILLCDEATSALDPETTQSILGLLREINQRLGLTIVLITHEMAVIRDICDRVVVLEHGRIVEQGPVWEVFGNPQHDVSKTLLAPLQHGLPQELQSRLREQPQSSDAAVVLRLQFTGSASDEPDLAALFSALGGRVRLLQGGVERIQGHALGQLLLAVTGSSLGAEELRQRAGNWAQQVEVLGYVV
- a CDS encoding DUF6124 family protein produces the protein MKKSVPDPPPENPTNETATEDPLRDRSALYRAIDFYLTGDQPSPPDEFRFYNVSKDVSFEDTQLYVADLLRCASVTAYQCGDQLTGADRALVFSVWHLLEIAKAMVDRSIECLGMKQS